A single Bifidobacterium scardovii JCM 12489 = DSM 13734 DNA region contains:
- the era gene encoding GTPase Era, whose translation MSEHSEPVQGQDVYRSGFVAVVGRPNVGKSTLINALIGKQIAIASSRPETTRKAIRGILTTDHAQLVLVDTPGIHRPRTLLGQRLNDIVDESLSDVDVIAFLLPADQEIGPGDKRILSRLRSDFAEKRDDGTFRWKVPLIAIVTKIDELDRQQLINKLVEINEFADFSDIVPVSALERDNLSEVRNVLIDHTPEGPQMYPDDQISEERPEETIAELVRGAFLEELDDELPHSLAVVVDSIEYPADNRTGEGYDGKIDVMVSVYVERDSQKPIIIGKGASHLVRVKKKLRTPVNRIVGGKARLDLHVKVAKGWQSDPKQLEKLGF comes from the coding sequence ATGAGCGAACACAGCGAGCCGGTGCAGGGCCAGGACGTCTATCGGTCCGGTTTCGTGGCCGTGGTCGGCCGCCCGAACGTGGGCAAGTCGACCCTGATCAACGCGCTGATTGGCAAGCAGATCGCCATCGCGTCGTCGCGCCCCGAGACCACGCGCAAGGCGATCCGAGGCATTCTCACCACCGACCACGCGCAGCTCGTGCTGGTGGACACGCCGGGCATCCATCGCCCGCGCACCCTGCTGGGCCAGCGGCTCAACGACATCGTCGACGAGTCCCTGTCCGACGTGGACGTGATCGCCTTCCTGCTGCCGGCGGATCAGGAGATAGGCCCCGGCGACAAGCGCATCCTGAGCCGCCTGCGCTCCGATTTCGCCGAGAAGCGCGACGACGGCACCTTCCGGTGGAAGGTCCCGCTGATTGCGATCGTCACCAAGATCGACGAGCTCGACCGCCAGCAGCTCATCAACAAGCTCGTCGAGATCAACGAATTCGCCGACTTCTCGGACATCGTCCCGGTGAGCGCGCTCGAGCGCGACAACCTCAGCGAGGTGCGCAACGTCCTCATCGACCACACGCCCGAAGGCCCGCAGATGTACCCCGACGACCAGATCAGCGAGGAGCGGCCCGAGGAGACCATCGCCGAGCTGGTGCGCGGCGCGTTCCTCGAGGAGCTGGACGACGAGCTGCCGCATTCGCTGGCCGTGGTGGTCGACTCGATCGAATACCCCGCCGACAACAGGACCGGCGAGGGGTACGACGGCAAGATCGACGTGATGGTGTCGGTGTACGTGGAGCGCGATTCCCAGAAGCCGATCATCATCGGCAAGGGCGCCTCCCATCTGGTGCGCGTCAAGAAGAAGCTGCGCACCCCCGTCAACCGCATCGTCGGCGGCAAGGCCCGC